The Gemella haemolysans genome includes a region encoding these proteins:
- a CDS encoding ABC transporter substrate-binding protein, giving the protein MEKKKMLKVVSSAMALTMLLAGCSSASNNSKGTKAAVEFKTAVDNGGNALSGQQLKVGIASADPLTGMFNPVFYLQSTDNDVMKYTMAGAFPTDDANRLKQDDKEAPVMFHVDRDKKEVTLTIHKDLKWSNGEDVKADDIVATYELMGNPKYTENVRYSDEYEVIEGMKDYHEGKAKNISGVVKKDDKTVVLKYTEIKPALLWGNGFIGEFLNKAQVEAASKDFTKFVEADLNKKPLSYGPYYLDKVVNGESVLAKANPYFYKKSDVKIPEIQFKVVSPAQASAVLKNGDVDLMDSLTTGIWDGTKDAKNGTILGESDYYVSYVGFKLGKFNKEKGEVEVDPNAKAADKRVRQAFGYAVDWDQINEKIYKGLRFTPTGSGFYPPIVKMFHNKDGEKYTKNVEKAKKLLDEAGLKDTDGDGLREDKNGKKLTFNFAIRNTGQDFDQTLADTFVKSWKEVGLDVKLVDGKLMAPKDWSQRVQADDPGIDIFQGAWGLGSDPNPGGLVSKTTPLNLQRYTTEELEKSLTAMGSSDMFDDAKLKEAYQKFDKQFREEAAWLPFSWQQSMTWVNKRVKTLDLAKLKTGEQKVYGLELTADAPAKN; this is encoded by the coding sequence ATGGAAAAGAAAAAAATGTTAAAGGTAGTTAGTTCAGCTATGGCTCTCACAATGTTACTTGCAGGATGTTCAAGCGCAAGTAACAATTCTAAGGGAACAAAGGCAGCTGTAGAGTTTAAGACAGCCGTGGACAATGGTGGAAATGCGCTTAGTGGTCAACAACTTAAAGTTGGTATTGCTTCAGCAGATCCATTAACAGGGATGTTTAACCCAGTGTTTTATTTACAATCTACTGACAATGATGTAATGAAATATACAATGGCAGGAGCTTTCCCAACTGACGATGCAAACCGTTTAAAACAAGATGACAAAGAAGCACCAGTTATGTTCCACGTTGATCGCGATAAAAAAGAAGTTACATTAACTATTCATAAAGATCTTAAATGGAGTAACGGGGAAGACGTAAAAGCGGACGATATCGTTGCAACATATGAACTTATGGGTAATCCTAAGTACACTGAAAACGTTCGTTACAGTGATGAGTACGAAGTAATCGAAGGTATGAAGGACTATCACGAAGGAAAAGCAAAAAATATCTCTGGAGTAGTTAAAAAAGATGATAAAACTGTAGTACTTAAATATACAGAGATTAAACCAGCATTATTATGGGGTAATGGATTTATCGGAGAATTCTTAAACAAGGCTCAAGTAGAAGCTGCATCAAAAGACTTCACTAAATTTGTTGAAGCAGACTTAAACAAAAAACCATTATCTTATGGACCATATTACTTAGATAAAGTAGTAAATGGGGAAAGTGTATTAGCGAAAGCTAACCCTTACTTCTACAAAAAATCTGATGTAAAAATTCCAGAAATCCAATTTAAAGTTGTATCACCAGCTCAAGCAAGTGCTGTTCTTAAAAACGGTGATGTAGACTTAATGGATAGTTTGACTACAGGTATCTGGGACGGAACTAAAGATGCTAAGAACGGAACAATCTTAGGAGAATCTGACTACTATGTATCATATGTTGGATTCAAACTAGGTAAATTCAACAAAGAAAAAGGTGAAGTAGAAGTAGATCCAAACGCAAAAGCTGCAGATAAACGAGTGCGTCAAGCATTTGGATATGCGGTAGATTGGGATCAAATCAACGAAAAAATCTATAAAGGATTACGTTTCACACCAACTGGTTCTGGATTCTATCCACCAATCGTTAAAATGTTCCACAACAAAGATGGTGAGAAATATACTAAGAACGTAGAAAAAGCTAAAAAACTACTTGATGAAGCAGGTCTTAAAGATACTGATGGAGACGGATTAAGAGAAGATAAAAACGGTAAAAAACTTACATTCAACTTCGCTATCCGTAACACAGGTCAAGACTTCGACCAAACATTAGCAGATACATTCGTTAAATCTTGGAAAGAAGTAGGATTAGATGTTAAACTTGTAGATGGTAAACTTATGGCACCTAAAGATTGGTCTCAACGTGTGCAAGCAGATGATCCAGGAATCGACATCTTCCAAGGGGCTTGGGGATTAGGAAGTGATCCAAACCCAGGTGGATTAGTAAGTAAAACAACACCACTTAATTTACAACGTTACACAACAGAAGAATTAGAAAAATCATTAACTGCAATGGGAAGTAGCGATATGTTTGATGATGCTAAACTTAAAGAAGCATATCAAAAATTTGATAAACAATTCAGAGAAGAAGCTGCTTGGTTACCATTCAGTTGGCAACAATCTATGACATGGGTTAACAAACGTGTTAAAACACTTGACTTAGCGAAACTAAAAACTGGTGAACAAAAAGTTTACGGTTTAGAGTTAACTGCTGATGCACCAGCAAAAAATTAA
- a CDS encoding ABC transporter substrate-binding protein, with product MKKNKFLKVFSSAMALSIILAGCSTSSKSSKDGKPSVEFKTSVDNGGSAVSDSILKVGILSADPLTGMFNPVFHLQATDNAVMEDTMAHTFAFDHSYKLKEDDEDAPVKFHLDKDKKQVTLTIRKDLKWSNNQDVVADDIIATYELMGNSKYKDNIRYKSEFETIEGMKAYHEGKAEKISGLTKKDDKTVVIQYKDVKPALLWGSGFITTFLNKDQVAAASKDFSKFVEAELNTKPLSYGPYYLDKVVNGESVLAKQNPYYYKKDDVKVKEIQYKVVAPAQASSIIKNGEIDYMSQVTPNVWSAVKDYSNGTLLGQPDFYISYVGFKLGTWDKEKNEVKVNPNAKAADKRVRQAFGYAVDWDQLNEKIYKGLRFTPTNSGIYPPRSEDYYDKDGFKYKKDVEKAKKLLDEAGLKDVDGDGLREDKDGKKLTFNFAIRNTGQDYDQTLADAFIKSWKEVGLDVKLADGKLMSSKDWTQRVTSDDPSIDLFQGAWSLGTNPNPARLLSDKAKVNYQRYMSDVLKKDLETINSKEMLDDAKRKEAYKKFDKDFAEEAAWLPFSWSTDITWVNKRIKNFDVKKYAYGEQKLYALELTNKDSAKG from the coding sequence ATGAAGAAAAATAAATTTTTAAAAGTATTCAGTTCAGCAATGGCACTATCAATTATTTTAGCAGGATGTTCAACGTCGTCAAAATCATCAAAAGATGGAAAACCATCAGTAGAATTTAAAACATCAGTTGATAACGGTGGTAGTGCGGTAAGTGATTCTATATTGAAAGTTGGTATCCTTAGTGCCGATCCATTAACAGGGATGTTTAATCCAGTATTCCACCTGCAAGCAACAGATAATGCAGTAATGGAAGATACTATGGCACACACATTTGCTTTTGATCATTCATACAAATTAAAAGAAGATGATGAAGATGCACCGGTTAAGTTTCATCTAGATAAGGATAAAAAACAAGTAACACTTACTATACGTAAAGATTTAAAATGGAGTAACAATCAAGACGTAGTAGCGGATGATATTATCGCAACATACGAACTTATGGGTAACTCTAAGTATAAAGATAATATCCGTTATAAGAGTGAATTTGAAACAATAGAAGGTATGAAAGCCTACCATGAAGGTAAAGCTGAAAAAATCTCAGGTCTTACTAAAAAAGATGATAAAACAGTAGTAATTCAATACAAAGATGTAAAACCAGCTCTTCTATGGGGAAGTGGATTCATAACAACATTCCTTAACAAAGATCAAGTAGCTGCTGCATCAAAAGACTTTAGTAAATTTGTAGAAGCAGAATTAAATACAAAACCATTATCTTATGGTCCATACTATTTAGATAAAGTAGTAAATGGAGAAAGCGTACTTGCTAAGCAAAATCCATACTACTATAAAAAAGACGATGTAAAAGTAAAAGAAATCCAATATAAAGTAGTTGCGCCAGCTCAAGCAAGTTCTATAATTAAAAATGGTGAAATTGACTACATGTCACAAGTAACTCCGAATGTATGGAGCGCGGTAAAAGACTATTCAAACGGAACATTATTAGGACAGCCAGATTTCTATATTTCATATGTAGGATTTAAACTAGGTACATGGGACAAAGAGAAAAATGAAGTGAAAGTAAATCCAAATGCAAAAGCAGCGGATAAACGAGTACGTCAAGCATTCGGATATGCGGTAGATTGGGATCAATTAAATGAAAAAATTTACAAAGGACTACGATTCACACCTACAAACTCAGGTATTTACCCACCACGTTCAGAAGATTACTATGATAAAGATGGATTCAAGTATAAAAAAGATGTAGAAAAAGCGAAAAAACTTCTTGATGAAGCAGGACTTAAAGATGTTGATGGAGATGGATTAAGAGAAGATAAAGATGGTAAGAAATTAACATTTAACTTCGCAATCCGTAACACAGGTCAAGACTATGATCAAACTCTTGCTGATGCATTTATTAAATCATGGAAAGAAGTAGGTTTAGATGTAAAATTAGCTGATGGAAAACTAATGTCATCAAAAGACTGGACACAACGTGTAACAAGTGACGATCCATCTATCGATTTATTCCAAGGAGCATGGAGCTTAGGTACTAACCCTAACCCAGCACGTCTATTAAGCGATAAAGCTAAAGTTAACTATCAAAGATATATGAGTGATGTGCTTAAAAAAGACTTAGAAACAATCAATTCTAAAGAAATGTTAGATGATGCTAAGCGAAAAGAAGCATATAAAAAGTTCGATAAAGACTTTGCAGAAGAAGCGGCTTGGCTACCATTTAGCTGGAGTACAGATATTACATGGGTAAATAAACGTATCAAAAACTTCGATGTTAAAAAATACGCTTATGGTGAACAAAAACTATATGCATTAGAGCTTACTAATAAAGATAGTGCCAAAGGATAA
- a CDS encoding ABC transporter substrate-binding protein, with amino-acid sequence MKKNKFLKVFSSAMALSVILAGCSTSSNSGSKNAPKAKVEFKTSFDNGGSAVDGATLKYGILSAQPLTGLWNPVFSDKAEDQYVNQAVMGGTFPTDEEGRVVQDDADAAVKFHLDRDKKEVTLTIHDGAKWSNGEAFTSKDIVATYELMGNPKFTTNTRYNDAYEFIEGMKEFHEGKAKNISGIQVKDDKTVVLKYTDVRPSLLWGEGLVTDFLNAKQVEEASKDFAKFAEADLNKKPLSYGPYYITKVVNGESVLAEQNPHYYNKDKMKLKKIEFKTVAPAQASQVIKNGEVDYIDSVTPSVYEGAKDIKNGTFLGDTSRYMSYVGFKLGKFDKAKGENVVDPNSKLADKNLRQAFLYAVDRDQINEKIFKGLRFTPTGSGMYPAAVGKLVNENATAAKKDVEKAKKLLDDAGYKDKDGDGLREDKNGNKLSFNFAIRNTGAEYDQALADVFVKSWKEVGLDVKLVDGKLMSPKDFAQRVQADDPSIDIFQGAWQYGTNPNRQELLGKKAPLNLYRYTTEAFENSFKAQGSADMFDDAKLKAAYNKFDTEVAEELPFFPLSWDTSISFFNKRVKSYDLAKAKKNQFKLYDIELTANEGAK; translated from the coding sequence ATGAAAAAGAATAAGTTTCTAAAAGTATTTAGTTCAGCGATGGCTCTTTCAGTAATTTTAGCTGGATGTTCAACATCAAGTAATTCTGGAAGCAAAAACGCTCCTAAAGCAAAAGTAGAATTTAAAACAAGCTTTGATAATGGAGGATCAGCTGTAGATGGTGCTACATTAAAATATGGTATCTTATCAGCTCAACCATTAACAGGTCTTTGGAACCCAGTATTCTCTGATAAAGCAGAAGATCAATACGTAAACCAAGCTGTAATGGGTGGGACATTCCCTACTGATGAAGAAGGACGTGTTGTACAAGATGATGCTGATGCAGCAGTTAAATTCCACTTAGATCGTGATAAAAAAGAAGTTACATTAACTATCCACGATGGAGCTAAATGGAGCAACGGTGAAGCATTCACATCAAAAGATATCGTAGCTACATACGAACTTATGGGTAACCCTAAATTCACTACAAACACTCGTTATAATGATGCATACGAATTTATTGAAGGAATGAAAGAATTCCACGAAGGTAAAGCGAAAAATATCTCTGGTATCCAAGTTAAAGATGACAAAACAGTAGTACTTAAGTACACTGATGTTCGTCCATCATTACTATGGGGTGAAGGTTTAGTTACTGACTTCTTAAACGCGAAACAAGTTGAAGAAGCTTCTAAAGACTTCGCTAAATTTGCTGAAGCAGACTTAAACAAAAAACCATTATCATATGGTCCTTACTACATCACTAAAGTAGTAAACGGAGAAAGTGTTCTTGCAGAACAAAACCCTCACTACTACAACAAAGATAAAATGAAACTTAAAAAAATCGAGTTCAAAACAGTAGCTCCAGCTCAAGCTAGCCAAGTAATCAAAAATGGAGAAGTTGACTATATCGATAGCGTTACTCCAAGTGTTTACGAAGGAGCAAAAGACATCAAAAACGGAACATTCTTAGGTGATACTTCTCGTTACATGTCATATGTTGGATTCAAACTAGGTAAATTCGACAAAGCTAAGGGTGAAAACGTAGTTGATCCTAACTCTAAATTAGCTGACAAAAACTTACGTCAAGCATTCTTATATGCAGTTGACCGTGACCAAATCAATGAAAAAATCTTCAAAGGATTACGTTTCACTCCAACTGGATCTGGTATGTACCCAGCAGCTGTAGGTAAATTAGTAAACGAAAACGCAACTGCAGCTAAAAAAGATGTAGAAAAAGCTAAAAAATTATTAGACGATGCAGGATACAAAGATAAAGATGGTGACGGACTACGTGAAGATAAAAACGGAAACAAACTTTCATTCAACTTCGCAATCCGTAACACAGGTGCTGAATATGACCAAGCATTAGCAGACGTATTCGTTAAATCTTGGAAAGAAGTAGGATTAGATGTTAAATTAGTAGATGGAAAACTTATGTCTCCAAAAGACTTTGCACAACGTGTACAAGCAGATGATCCATCAATCGATATCTTCCAAGGTGCATGGCAATATGGAACAAACCCTAACCGTCAAGAGTTACTAGGTAAAAAAGCTCCATTAAACTTATACCGTTACACTACTGAAGCATTCGAAAACAGCTTCAAAGCTCAAGGATCAGCAGATATGTTTGACGATGCTAAATTAAAAGCAGCTTACAACAAATTTGACACAGAAGTAGCTGAAGAATTACCATTCTTCCCATTAAGCTGGGATACAAGTATCTCATTCTTCAACAAACGTGTTAAATCATATGATTTAGCTAAAGCTAAGAAAAATCAATTCAAACTTTATGACATTGAGTTAACAGCTAACGAAGGTGCTAAATAA
- a CDS encoding IS1182 family transposase, which produces MFNKVENIKDEIILMTLSEIVPKDHFLRKVDKAIDFKFIYDLTEEYYSHTSGRNCLDPVVLFKLVFLKDFYGIKSMRETIKRIETDAAFRWFLGIPFSKPVPHYSTFSQNYIRRFQGTDVFEQIFINIVNQAIDKKLVGGTEFFTDSTHIKANANKKKFKVEVTTKIKKRKLDLEKEINEEREKIGKKPFEYKEKEELKRQRVNTTDPDSGYYHRDHKEEGFMYLDHRTVDGKNNIIMDCHITPGNVHDSGPYIDRLNQIEKNFGLTPGKVALDSGYYSLDILKQLDKKNIFSVIGYRRFSKSKDKKYFKYLPEKDIYVDKRTGEIFRYRNIDRTGYKQYKSDDKNEKKIVRRHINADYYDEARLRRISKEGKLLYKRRKETIERSFADSKQNHGYRYAQYRGKAKVQSYAWLSCCVQNMKTIALREV; this is translated from the coding sequence ATGTTTAATAAAGTAGAAAATATCAAAGATGAAATAATACTAATGACATTATCAGAAATAGTACCTAAAGATCATTTTTTAAGAAAAGTAGATAAAGCTATTGATTTTAAATTTATTTATGATTTGACAGAAGAATACTATAGCCACACATCAGGTAGAAATTGTTTAGACCCTGTAGTATTATTCAAATTAGTGTTTTTAAAAGATTTCTATGGAATAAAATCAATGAGAGAAACAATAAAAAGAATAGAAACAGATGCTGCATTTAGATGGTTTTTAGGGATACCATTTTCTAAACCAGTTCCACACTACTCTACATTTTCACAAAACTATATTCGACGTTTCCAAGGAACTGATGTATTCGAACAAATATTTATAAATATAGTGAACCAAGCAATTGATAAAAAATTAGTTGGAGGCACTGAGTTTTTTACTGATTCAACACATATAAAAGCTAACGCAAATAAAAAGAAATTCAAAGTTGAAGTAACTACAAAAATAAAAAAAAGAAAATTAGATTTAGAAAAAGAAATAAACGAAGAGAGAGAAAAAATAGGAAAAAAGCCTTTTGAATATAAAGAAAAAGAAGAACTAAAAAGACAACGAGTTAACACAACTGATCCGGATAGCGGTTATTATCACAGAGATCATAAAGAAGAAGGTTTTATGTATTTAGACCATAGAACAGTAGATGGGAAAAATAATATAATCATGGATTGTCACATAACTCCAGGAAACGTTCATGATAGTGGTCCATATATAGATAGATTAAATCAGATAGAAAAAAATTTCGGATTAACACCAGGAAAAGTTGCGTTAGATAGCGGATATTATTCTCTAGACATACTAAAACAGTTAGATAAAAAAAATATATTTTCAGTAATAGGATATAGAAGATTCTCAAAATCAAAAGATAAAAAATATTTCAAATATTTACCAGAAAAAGATATATATGTGGATAAACGAACAGGAGAAATATTTAGATACAGAAATATAGATAGAACTGGATATAAACAATATAAAAGTGATGATAAAAACGAGAAGAAAATAGTAAGACGCCATATAAATGCGGATTATTATGATGAAGCTAGATTAAGACGTATATCAAAAGAAGGAAAACTATTGTATAAGAGAAGAAAAGAAACAATAGAACGTAGCTTTGCAGATTCAAAACAAAATCATGGATACAGATATGCACAATATAGAGGTAAAGCCAAAGTACAGTCGTACGCTTGGTTGTCTTGTTGCGTTCAAAATATGAAAACAATAGCACTAAGAGAGGTATAA
- a CDS encoding TipC family immunity protein, whose product MKQLSKKWKIFIITIVVLIGSFYGYYKINNRNAFEEMYNSYYNFIPATALYNMPQIEPMPRDEIGLDIAELYYKDTKNDMKIEFSLISFNNEKK is encoded by the coding sequence ATGAAACAGCTAAGTAAAAAATGGAAAATATTTATAATAACAATAGTAGTTTTAATAGGAAGCTTCTATGGATATTATAAAATAAACAATAGAAATGCATTTGAAGAAATGTATAATTCATACTATAATTTTATACCGGCAACAGCATTATATAATATGCCCCAAATAGAGCCGATGCCAAGAGATGAAATAGGATTAGATATAGCAGAACTATATTATAAAGATACTAAGAATGATATGAAAATTGAATTTTCTCTTATATCTTTTAATAATGAAAAAAAGTAA
- a CDS encoding DUF308 domain-containing protein gives MKILNIIVGVFYLIFGLFLWNHPLDTIATYSIAFGITQLLAASALLIYSLYKKVKPIPWGNILVSLAIGLSMFLVPFVSLIVILWIFIFSFLSMSIFHLQSLLRNRDQKWYMIQIALAVLGIIYSFIMLLNPIVGFATIAKILAFGVITNGLSYIFSLNKN, from the coding sequence ATGAAAATACTAAATATTATCGTTGGTGTTTTTTACTTAATCTTCGGATTATTCTTATGGAATCATCCTTTAGATACAATTGCTACATATTCAATTGCATTTGGGATAACACAATTATTAGCTGCCAGTGCACTCTTAATTTATAGCTTATATAAAAAGGTAAAACCTATTCCTTGGGGAAATATATTAGTATCCCTTGCAATTGGACTAAGTATGTTCTTAGTACCATTTGTTTCATTAATAGTTATTTTATGGATATTTATTTTTAGTTTTTTAAGTATGTCAATATTTCACCTTCAAAGCCTACTTAGAAACAGGGACCAAAAATGGTATATGATACAGATAGCTCTAGCAGTTTTAGGTATCATTTATTCTTTTATTATGTTATTAAATCCTATTGTAGGATTTGCAACTATAGCTAAAATATTAGCATTTGGAGTCATAACAAACGGTTTATCATATATTTTTTCGTTAAATAAAAATTAG
- a CDS encoding IS1182 family transposase, with translation MFNKKENIKDEIILMTLSELVPTNHFLRKVAEAIDFKFIYDLTEEYYSHTSGRNCLDPVVLFKLVFLKDFYGIKSMRETIKRIETDAAFRWFLGIPFSKPVPHYSTFSQNYIRRFQGTDVFEQIFINIVNQAIEKKLVGGNEFFTDSTHIKANANKKKFKVEVTTKIKKRKLDLEKEINEERNKKGKKPFEYKEEQVVKKQKINTTDPDSGYYHRDHKEEGFMYLDHRTVDGKNNIIIDCHITPGNTHDSGPYIDRLNQIEKTFGLIPGKVALDSGYYSLDILKQLDKKNIFSVIGYRRFSRSKDNKYFKYLQEKDIYVDKRTGEIFRYRNIDRNGYKQYKSDDKNEKKIIRRHINADYYDEARLRRISKEGKLLYKRRKETIERSFADSKQNHGYRYARYRGKAKVQSYAWLSCCVQNMKTIALREV, from the coding sequence ATGTTTAATAAAAAAGAAAATATCAAAGATGAAATAATATTAATGACGTTATCAGAACTAGTTCCTACAAATCACTTTTTAAGAAAAGTAGCCGAAGCAATTGATTTTAAATTTATTTATGATTTGACAGAAGAATACTATAGCCACACATCAGGTAGAAATTGTTTAGACCCTGTAGTATTATTCAAATTAGTGTTTTTAAAAGATTTCTATGGAATAAAATCAATGAGAGAAACAATAAAAAGAATAGAAACAGATGCTGCATTTAGATGGTTTTTAGGGATACCATTTTCTAAACCAGTTCCACACTACTCTACATTTTCACAAAACTATATTCGACGTTTCCAAGGAACTGATGTGTTCGAACAAATATTTATTAATATAGTAAATCAAGCAATAGAAAAGAAACTAGTAGGTGGTAATGAGTTTTTTACTGATTCAACACATATTAAAGCCAACGCAAATAAAAAGAAATTCAAAGTTGAAGTAACTACAAAAATAAAAAAAAGAAAATTAGATTTAGAAAAAGAAATAAATGAAGAGAGAAACAAAAAAGGAAAAAAGCCTTTTGAGTACAAAGAGGAACAAGTTGTAAAAAAGCAGAAAATTAACACTACCGATCCGGATAGTGGATATTATCACAGAGACCATAAAGAAGAAGGTTTTATGTATTTAGACCATAGAACTGTCGATGGGAAAAACAATATAATTATAGATTGCCATATAACTCCAGGTAATACTCATGATAGCGGTCCGTATATAGATAGACTAAATCAGATAGAAAAAACCTTTGGATTAATACCAGGTAAAGTTGCGTTAGATAGCGGATATTATTCTCTAGACATACTAAAACAGTTAGATAAAAAAAATATATTTTCAGTAATAGGATATAGAAGATTCTCAAGATCAAAAGATAACAAATATTTTAAATACTTACAAGAAAAAGATATATATGTGGATAAACGAACAGGAGAAATATTTAGATACAGAAACATTGATAGAAATGGATATAAACAATATAAGAGTGATGATAAAAACGAAAAGAAAATAATAAGACGCCATATAAATGCGGATTATTATGATGAAGCTAGGTTAAGACGTATATCAAAAGAAGGAAAACTATTGTATAAGAGAAGAAAAGAAACAATAGAACGTAGCTTTGCGGATTCTAAACAAAATCACGGATACAGGTATGCACGATATAGAGGAAAAGCCAAAGTACAGTCGTACGCTTGGCTGTCTTGTTGCGTCCAAAATATGAAAACAATCGCATTAAGAGAGGTATAA